The nucleotide window CTTCTGGTCAGGGATTTTGGCGAGAACCCCTTCCAGTTAAAAGCTGAAATGCAGAAGATTATGATGGACAAAGTCGGAATTTTCAGAAATGGTGAAGATCTTGAACAGGCAGTTGAAGAATTGAAAGTCTTAAACCAGCGGGCAAAAAACATTGCTTTGAGAAATCGGATCAGCTCGTCTAATCCTGAGTTGGTTGAAGCCATCCGTGTGCCGAAAATGATAAAACTTGCCCAGTGTGTGGCCTATGGAGCCATGCTCAGAACCGAGAGCCGCGGTGCCCATTCCAGGGAAGATTATCCTGAAAGAAATGACAAAGAGTGGTTAAAAAGAACCCTTACAACATGGAAAGACGAGTCAGCAGATCTTCCTGAAATCGAATATGAAGAGCTGGATATCATGAAAATGGAAATGCCTCCGGGATCAAGGGGCTATGGTGTTGACAATACTGTGCATCATCCTGATACCGCTAAACGGGAACAGGAAATTGAAGAGATCAAGAAAGCCAATCCGGGTGCAGACAGGTTTGAACTTCAGAAGTTGTTGAATCCAATTACTATTCCAGAAAAATTCAAAGGTAAAAATGAGCGTATAGGCAGGGGGTTTAAATAATGAGTGAACAAGAAAGAATCCTGAAATTTCAAGTATTTAGATATAATCCCCAGAAAAAGGGCGACAAGCCCCGCATGGTAACCTATGAGGTTACCGAAGCCCCTGGGATGACGGTTTTTATTGCATTGAACGAGATTCGAGAACAGCAGGATCCGTCTTTTCAGTTTGATTTTGTCTGCCGGGCGGGCATCTGCGGATCATGTGCCATGGTGATTAACGGTCAGCCGACCCTTGCATGCAGAACCCTGACCTCAAATTATAAAGACGGTGAGATTAAACTTCTGCCCTTGCCCGGATTTGAACTGATCGGAGATCTTTCAGTCAATACTGGCAAATTCATGCGGGCCATGTCCGAACGAGTAGAGTCCTGGATACATGACACCAATGCGGATGATGTGAATTTTGATAAACTTGAAGAGCGCATGGACCCGGATGTGGCAGATCAAATTTATGAGCTTGAACGGTGTGTTGAATGCGGTTGCTGTGTATCTGCCTGTGCTACCAAACGAATGAGACCGGATTTTTTATCTGCAGTAGGATTTATGCGTCTGGCACGGTATGCACTTGATCCAAGGGATAAACGCTCTGATGAAGAATTTTATGAAATCATTGGTGATGATGACGGCGTGTTTGGCTGCATGACCCTTTTGGGATGTGAAGACTATTGCCCCAAGGATTTGCCTCATCAGACACAGATAGCTTATCTGAGAAGGAAAATGAGCTTGATCAGTTAGAGATTAAAAAGATAAGATAAGTCAAATAAGACAAGTCAAATAAAATAAGTCAAAAAAAATTAAGACCAGGCAGCAGGCAGTCAATGCTTTGCTGCCTGTTGTATTTTATATGAAAATCGTGTAAATCCAATCGAGACTTTCAATCGTTGTTGCGGGCAAACCAGGATGACCAGATTGTTGTAAAAAATGGCCAGGTTTGCCCGTGGCAGTTATATAGAGGTAAGAACAAAATGAATGGGTTTATATATGAACACATGTTTCCTTTGGGCAAAGATACGACGCAGTACCGCCGCCTTACCGGGAAATATATTAAGATAAAAAAATTTGAGGAAAAAGATGTCCTCATTGTGGAACCGCAGGCATTGACCCTGCTTGCTGAAAAAGCCTTTAAGGATGTGGCCCATCTTTACAGGTCAGAGCATCTTGAAAGACTCAGACAGATTATTGATGATCCGGAAAGTTCCGACAATGACCGGTATGTGGCGTTGGAATTGTTGAAAAATGCCGTTATTGCAGCGGGAAAAGTGTATCCCATGTGCCAGGATACGGGAACTGCCATTGTCATGGCAAAAAAAGGGCAGCAGGTCTGGAGCCGGACCGATGATGCAGAAGAGTTATCCAAAGGCGTATTTAAGGTGTATACACAAAATTATTTGAGATATTCTCAAAATGCACCTTTTAGCATGTATGATGAGAAAAATACCAAGACCAATCTGCCGGCCCAGATTGATATTACAGCTGAACAGGGAGATGAATACAAATTCCTGTTCATGGCAAAAGGTGGCGGATCTGCCAATAAAACCGTCCTTTTTCAGATGACAAAGACCGTATTGAAGTCAGAAAATACCCTGATTGATTTTATGCTGGAAAAAATGAAAGAGCTTGGAACGTCAGCCTGCCCGCCATATTATATTGCATTTGTCATTGGCGGCACATCTGTGGAACTTAATTTAAAGACTGTAAAACTGGCGTCCGCCAGATACCTGGATTCGCTTCCCACCCAAGGCAGCGACACGGCTCATGCCTTCAGGGACATTGATCTTGAAAAAAAAGTGCTGGCCCGGTCATATGGATTGGGCATTGGAACTCAGTTCGGGGGCAAGTATTTTGCCCTTGATATAAGGGTGATCCGTCTGCCGAGGCACGGGGCATCCTGTCCCATTGGTCTGGGGGTTTCCTGCTCTGCTGATCGGCAGATCAAGGGAAAAATTACAAAGGACGGAATTTTTCTGGAACAGCTGGAAGAAAATCCCGATCAATATCTGCCGAAAAAAGAACCAGACATGAAAGAAGCTGTTCACATTAATTTGAACAGGCCAATGGATGAGATCCGGTCGGAACTGTCCAGGTATCCTGTGGCCACACGGCTGGCCTTAACCGGACAAATTGTTGTGGCAAGGGATATTGCCCATGCAAAATTCATGGAACAGTATGAAGCAGGCAAAGGCCTGCCTAACTACCTGAAAAATCATATTGTCTATTATGCCGGCCCTGCCAAACGGCCCAAACAGGAAATTTCAGGATCATTTGGTCCTACAACGGCCGGGAGAATGGATTCTTATGTGCCTTCCTTCCAGAAAGAGGGTGCTTCCATGATAATGCTGGCCAAGGGCAATAGATCAAAGCAGGTTAAAGATTCGTGCAGAATCCATGGCGGGTTTTATCTGGGGTCAATCGGCGGTCCTGCAGCCCGGATAGGGAAAGACTTTATTAAAAAAGCACATATCATCGAATATGAAGAGCTGGGTATGGAAGCTGTTTATATGATCACGGTGGAAAATTTTCCGGCCTTTATTATTATTGATGATAAAGGCAATGATTTTTATGAGGATATTTTGTAGCTGATCTTGCTTTTAAACTTTAACCCCCGTTGATGATACTTGATATCAACGGGGTTTTTAGATTGATTCATCCACATAATCCATTATTTCACGATTATCTAATATTTTACGGATTTTTTGTGAAAGATCCGTCATCACAATGGGTTTGAATAGCATCTCTTTAACGCCCCTGGGTAATACAATTTGCTTTAAAGTTTTTTCATCATTTAATCCAGTGCAAATGATTATTGGAATATCCCGGCGTATTTTTATCAATTCAGAGGCCAGGATATCTCCGGGTAATTTGGGCATGGTCATGTCGGTAATAACAAGATCGAATGCATAAGGTTCTGACCGAAACATTTCCAAAGCTTCAATACTGCTGGTTTTTGAAAAAACCTTATAACCCAGACGGTTAAGCATCTTTGTTCCCATTGAAAGAATGGATTGTTCATCATCCACAAGCAAAATGTTTTCTGTTCCATGCAGAAGCGTTCTGTCTGTTTTCATCTCGTTTGGTGCTGAAATTTTTTTAATCAAAGGGAAATACACACGAAATGTGCTGCCCTTGCCGGATTCACTATACACTTTGATAGCACCTCCATGGCTTTTCATAATGCCGTGTACTACTGAAAGACCCAGACCGGTTCCTTTGTCCTTATCCTTTGTGGTAAAAAACGGATCAAAGATTTTTTTTTGAAGTTCCTTATCCATTCCAATTCCGGTATCTGCTATTGTCAGACATGCATATGCCCCTGGTTTCAGTTCATGGCTTATTGTATCATGTTGTCCTAATTGAATGGCCTGAAGGCTGACCGTTAATTTACCACCTGTTTTTTCCATAGCATGGTATGCATTGGTTGCAAGATTCATTATCAGTTGATGAATTTGGGTGGGATCGGCTTTAATTGTACCGCAATTGTTAGAGATATCCTGTATGATCTCAATGGTTGTTGGGATTGTGGATCGGATCAGTTTTAAAACTTCCTTGAGAATGTGTTGAATTTTTATGAGTTTTAGTTCATCGTTATTTTGCCGGGAGAAGGTGAGTATCTGTTTTACCAGTTCCTTGGCCCTCAAGGCCGCCGTATAA belongs to Desulfobacula toluolica Tol2 and includes:
- a CDS encoding fumarate reductase iron-sulfur subunit; this encodes MSEQERILKFQVFRYNPQKKGDKPRMVTYEVTEAPGMTVFIALNEIREQQDPSFQFDFVCRAGICGSCAMVINGQPTLACRTLTSNYKDGEIKLLPLPGFELIGDLSVNTGKFMRAMSERVESWIHDTNADDVNFDKLEERMDPDVADQIYELERCVECGCCVSACATKRMRPDFLSAVGFMRLARYALDPRDKRSDEEFYEIIGDDDGVFGCMTLLGCEDYCPKDLPHQTQIAYLRRKMSLIS
- a CDS encoding FumA C-terminus/TtdB family hydratase beta subunit, with product MNGFIYEHMFPLGKDTTQYRRLTGKYIKIKKFEEKDVLIVEPQALTLLAEKAFKDVAHLYRSEHLERLRQIIDDPESSDNDRYVALELLKNAVIAAGKVYPMCQDTGTAIVMAKKGQQVWSRTDDAEELSKGVFKVYTQNYLRYSQNAPFSMYDEKNTKTNLPAQIDITAEQGDEYKFLFMAKGGGSANKTVLFQMTKTVLKSENTLIDFMLEKMKELGTSACPPYYIAFVIGGTSVELNLKTVKLASARYLDSLPTQGSDTAHAFRDIDLEKKVLARSYGLGIGTQFGGKYFALDIRVIRLPRHGASCPIGLGVSCSADRQIKGKITKDGIFLEQLEENPDQYLPKKEPDMKEAVHINLNRPMDEIRSELSRYPVATRLALTGQIVVARDIAHAKFMEQYEAGKGLPNYLKNHIVYYAGPAKRPKQEISGSFGPTTAGRMDSYVPSFQKEGASMIMLAKGNRSKQVKDSCRIHGGFYLGSIGGPAARIGKDFIKKAHIIEYEELGMEAVYMITVENFPAFIIIDDKGNDFYEDIL